A single window of Lutzomyia longipalpis isolate SR_M1_2022 chromosome 1, ASM2433408v1 DNA harbors:
- the LOC129792678 gene encoding uncharacterized protein LOC129792678 has translation MNYGRKTPTSTYRSTPSVYSHITGRSSNLQSGKSRSLKSVRIPWYQKPILKNNAYMDVQKGAMITALICLCVAIFTIVTGVFDIYCLAMAAPGSTHYGYYIISYEFVYVGSIHVRNTLIVFALFSILAGFAVFVTTIMLIIALRKEYEKKILPWLWVFAIFIIFRTLAFLFFAILNDLIFAYNILMVLCWIIILPSSVYGWLLVYSLYLELADLTKLEDLAHLRMGTMASLNASTTHSLAGSRPTTPHSTVSTMPVGGISN, from the exons ATGAATTACGGACGGAAGACCCCAACATCGACGTATAGATCAACACCATCGGTGTATTCCCACATCACAGGAAG ATCCTCCAATCTGCAGTCTGGAAAGTCCAGATCTCTCAAATCCGTCCGCATTCCATGGTACCAGAAACCCATTCTCAAGAATAATGCCTACATGGATGTACAGAAGGGAGCAATGATCACAGCCCTCATCTGTTTG TGCGTTGCCATATTCACCATCGTTACGGGTGTGTTCGACATCTACTGCCTTGCTATGGCTGCTCCCGGATCAACTCATTACGGATACTACATCATTTCCTACGAATTCGTCTACGTTGGAAGCATTCACG tgAGAAATACTCTGATTGTATTTGCCCTGTTCTCAATTTTGGCTGGTTTTGCCGTATTCGTCACCACCATCATGCTCATCATTGCCCTGAGAAAG GAgtacgagaaaaaaatccttccatGGCTCTGGGTATTTGcgattttcatcattttccggACACTCGCCTTCCTCTTCTTTGCAATTCTCAACGATTTAATCTTCGCCTACAACATCCTCATGGTCCTTTGCTGGATAATCATCCTTCCTTCATCAGTCTACGGTTGGCTACTCGTCTATTCGCTTTATCTTGAACTTGCGGATTTGACTAAACTCGAAGATTTGGCGCATTTGAGG ATGGGCACAATGGCCTCCCTGAATGCCTCCACCACACATTCCCTGGCCGGCTCACGCCCCACAACACCCCATAGCACAGTTTCAACGATGCCAGTTGGTGGAATAAGTAACTAA
- the LOC129792071 gene encoding GTP-binding protein 2 produces the protein MDTNRIESDGFVLHTENNVSAAELIDFDQGILPPEPQLGNVEYKLKLINPSQMRFEHLVTQMKWRLREGHGEAVYEIGVSDSGQLHGLDDADMDTSLRTLTQMADKLGATTTVLRRKSVGYRRSVTEVLVRKIPDDQHNIEVRVAVLGGAGAGKSTLLGVLTQGVTDNGRGKARLNMFRHVHEIKSGRTSCISHESLGFDAMGNVINSNTNDMITAEEVRDKSAKLVTFMDLAGHRRYLRTTVQALTGYSPHHAMLVVSSGGNIGGMTKEHLAIVKALDIPFFIVITKIDITPPGTVIQELKDILTSIGYRKVPMLIDTYDSVLTASSHQLSENVVPIFCVSNVTTDGLGLITRFLYVLSPGVSNSERERLELEPCEFHIDEIFRVEDAGVVVGGLLVKGVITEGTCLNVGPLPDGSFNAVTVATIHRNKAPCRVVRAGQSASLSFTATGDLPTLRSGMVLVSTDLGSPAEPYGTLYFQAKVSVLYHATSIYKGFQTTVHIGSIRQTAIIEGIMGDRKLRTNDSASVLFRFVRQPEYVHEGMRILFREGSSKGIGVVTQVFPLNVTLN, from the coding sequence ATGGATACGAATCGAATAGAATCAGATGGATTTGTGCTGCACACGGAGAATAATGTCTCCGCGGCGGAATTGATTGATTTCGATCAGGGGATTCTGCCCCCGGAACCGCAGTTGGGTAATGTGGAGTACAAACTTAAGCTCATCAATCCCTCACAGATGAGGTTTGAGCACCTTGTGACGCAGATGAAGTGGCGCCTGAGGGAAGGACACGGGGAGGCTGTCTATGAGATTGGGGTGTCGGACTCGGGGCAGCTACACGGACTGGATGATGCTGACATGGACACTTCGTTGCGAACACTCACCCAGATGGCGGATAAGTTGGGTGCCACGACGACGGTGTTGAGGCGAAAGTCCGTTGGGTATCGACGCTCCGTGACTGAGGTGCTTGTGCGGAAGATTCCCGATGATCAGCACAACATTGAAGTACGTGTAGCTGTCCTGGGTGGAGCTGGTGCGGGGAAGAGTACCCTCCTGGGTGTCCTGACGCAGGGTGTGACGGACAATGGGCGCGGGAAGGCGCGCCTGAATATGTTTAGGCATGTGCACGAGATTAAGTCTGGCAGGACGTCCTGCATCAGTCATGAATCTCTCGGATTTGATGCCATGGGCAATGTGATAAACTCCAATACGAACGACATGATAACAGCGGAGGAGGTGCGTGATAAATCCGCTAAGCTAGTCACGTTCATGGATCTCGCGGGGCACCGCAGGTACCTGAGGACAACAGTCCAGGCACTCACTGGCTACTCTCCACACCACGCAATGCTCGTTGTGAGCTCTGGCGGGAATATTGGGGGCATGACAAAGGAGCATTTGGCCATTGTGAAGGCGCTGGACATCCCCTTTTTCATTGTCATCACGAAGATTGACATCACACCGCCGGGAACGGTGATTCAGGAGCTCAAGGACATTCTAACGTCCATTGGCTACCGCAAGGTTCCAATGCTAATCGACACCTACGACAGTGTCCTCACAGCGAGCTCTCATCAACTCTCTGAAAATGTTGTGCCCATCTTCTGCGTGTCGAATGTCACGACAGACGGGTTGGGGCTCATCACGCGTTTCCTGTACGTCTTGTCACCGGGTGTGAGCAATTCGGAGCGCGAACGGCTCGAATTGGAGCCGTGTGAATTTCACATTGATGAAATCTTTCGAGTTGAGGATGCTGGCGTGGTTGTGGGTGGATTACTCGTGAAGGGAGTCATCACGGAGGGGACCTGCCTCAATGTAGGACCCCTCCCGGATGGTTCCTTCAACGCTGTCACTGTGGCAACAATTCATCGCAATAAGGCCCCCTGCAGGGTGGTGCGTGCTGGACAGAGTGCATCACTCTCCTTTACAGCCACCGGAGACTTACCCACCCTCCGCAGTGGCATGGTGCTCGTGTCCACGGACTTGGGATCTCCAGCCGAACCCTACGGCACACTGTACTTCCAGGCCAAGGTGTCGGTACTCTACCATGCCACGTCCATCTACAAGGGCTTTCAGACAACCGTGCACATTGGCAGCATCCGCCAGACCGCCATAATTGAGGGAATAATGGGTGACAGGAAGTTGCGGACAAATGACAGTGCCTCCGTACTCTTCAGGTTCGTGAGGCAGCCAGAATACGTGCACGAGGGCATGAGGATTCTCTTCCGCGAAGGCTCCAGCAAGGGCATTGGGGTTGTCACGCAAGTATTCCCCCTAAATGTGAcgctaaattaa
- the LOC129792496 gene encoding phosphoribosyl pyrophosphate synthase-associated protein 2 isoform X1: MFLNRIPSATRGPKRYKASMEGFSTTDVVIIHGNSHPELANLIASRLGVKSGSSSASVYHKTNRETMVDISDSVRGKSIYIIQTGTKDVNNNIMELLIMAYACKTSSARSVVGVIPYLPYSKQCKMRKRGCIVSKLLAKMMCKSGLTHVITMDLHQKEIQGFFDCPVDNLRASPFLLQYIQESIPDYRNSVIVARNPGSAKKATSYAERLRLGIAVIHGEQKESETDEVDGRYSPPAVSRSRTMDVSVGVPVHPAKEKPPINVVGDVGGRIAIMVDDLIDDVQSFVAAAEVLKDRGAYKIYVLATHGLLSSDAPRLIEDSPIDEVVVTNTIPHEIQKMQCHKIKTIDISILLSEAIRRIHNRESMSYLFKNVTLED, encoded by the exons ATGTTTCTCAATCGAAT TCCGTCAGCTACCAGAGGACCAAAACGCTATAAAGCCAGCATGGAGGGCTTCTCGACGACCGACGTGGTGATAATACATGGCAACTCACATCCGGAATTGGCCAATCTCATTGCCAg CCGATTGGGCGTCAAGAGTGGCTCATCGAGTGCATCTGTGTACCACAAAACAAACCGCGAGACCATGGTTGATATCTCCGACTCTGTCCGTGGGAAATCCATCTACATCATCCAGACAGGTACGAAGGATGTCAACAATAACATTATGGAGCTCCTGATAATGGCATACGCGTGCAAGACTTCCTCGGCACGTTCCGTTGTGGGTGTCATCCCGTATCTTCCCTACTCCAAGCAGTGCAAGATGCGCAAAAGGGGATGTATTGTGTCAAAATTGCTGGCCAAGATGATGTGCAAATCTGGCCTAACGCATGTCATTACGATGGATTTGCACCAGAAGGAGATTCAAGGTTTCTTTGATTGTCCA GTTGACAACTTGAGAGCCTCTCCGTTCCTTCTTCAGTACATTCAAGAAAGTATTCCGGATTATCGCAATTCTGTGATTGTAGCACGCAATCCGGGATCAGCTAAGAAAGCCACATCGTACGCCGAACGTCTCCGTTTGGGTATTGCTGTAATTCATGGTGAGCAGAAAGAATCGGAGACAGATGAGGTCGACGGACGATATTCACCGCCGGCTGTATCACGTTCCCGCACTATGGATGTATCTGTGGGTGTTCCCGTACACCCGGCCAAGGAGAAGCCGCCGATAAATGTTGTGGGTGACGTTGGAGGTCGCATTGCTATCATGGTGGATGATCTTATTGACGATGTCCAGTCATTTGTGGCTGCTGCCGAGGTGCTCAAGGATAGAGGTGCCTATAAGATCTATGTTCTGGCAACGCATGGTCTACTCAGCTCAGATGCACCGAGACTCATTGAGGATTCCCCAATTGATGAGGTCGTGGTGACAAATACAATTCCGCATGAGATCCAGAAGATGCAGTGCCATAAGATCAAGACCATTGACATCTCCATCCTTCTCTCGGAGGCTATACGTCGCATCCACAATCGTGAATCGATGTCGTATCTATTCAAGAATGTCACACTAGAGGATTAA
- the LOC129792496 gene encoding phosphoribosyl pyrophosphate synthase-associated protein 2 isoform X2, translating into MEGFSTTDVVIIHGNSHPELANLIASRLGVKSGSSSASVYHKTNRETMVDISDSVRGKSIYIIQTGTKDVNNNIMELLIMAYACKTSSARSVVGVIPYLPYSKQCKMRKRGCIVSKLLAKMMCKSGLTHVITMDLHQKEIQGFFDCPVDNLRASPFLLQYIQESIPDYRNSVIVARNPGSAKKATSYAERLRLGIAVIHGEQKESETDEVDGRYSPPAVSRSRTMDVSVGVPVHPAKEKPPINVVGDVGGRIAIMVDDLIDDVQSFVAAAEVLKDRGAYKIYVLATHGLLSSDAPRLIEDSPIDEVVVTNTIPHEIQKMQCHKIKTIDISILLSEAIRRIHNRESMSYLFKNVTLED; encoded by the exons ATGGAGGGCTTCTCGACGACCGACGTGGTGATAATACATGGCAACTCACATCCGGAATTGGCCAATCTCATTGCCAg CCGATTGGGCGTCAAGAGTGGCTCATCGAGTGCATCTGTGTACCACAAAACAAACCGCGAGACCATGGTTGATATCTCCGACTCTGTCCGTGGGAAATCCATCTACATCATCCAGACAGGTACGAAGGATGTCAACAATAACATTATGGAGCTCCTGATAATGGCATACGCGTGCAAGACTTCCTCGGCACGTTCCGTTGTGGGTGTCATCCCGTATCTTCCCTACTCCAAGCAGTGCAAGATGCGCAAAAGGGGATGTATTGTGTCAAAATTGCTGGCCAAGATGATGTGCAAATCTGGCCTAACGCATGTCATTACGATGGATTTGCACCAGAAGGAGATTCAAGGTTTCTTTGATTGTCCA GTTGACAACTTGAGAGCCTCTCCGTTCCTTCTTCAGTACATTCAAGAAAGTATTCCGGATTATCGCAATTCTGTGATTGTAGCACGCAATCCGGGATCAGCTAAGAAAGCCACATCGTACGCCGAACGTCTCCGTTTGGGTATTGCTGTAATTCATGGTGAGCAGAAAGAATCGGAGACAGATGAGGTCGACGGACGATATTCACCGCCGGCTGTATCACGTTCCCGCACTATGGATGTATCTGTGGGTGTTCCCGTACACCCGGCCAAGGAGAAGCCGCCGATAAATGTTGTGGGTGACGTTGGAGGTCGCATTGCTATCATGGTGGATGATCTTATTGACGATGTCCAGTCATTTGTGGCTGCTGCCGAGGTGCTCAAGGATAGAGGTGCCTATAAGATCTATGTTCTGGCAACGCATGGTCTACTCAGCTCAGATGCACCGAGACTCATTGAGGATTCCCCAATTGATGAGGTCGTGGTGACAAATACAATTCCGCATGAGATCCAGAAGATGCAGTGCCATAAGATCAAGACCATTGACATCTCCATCCTTCTCTCGGAGGCTATACGTCGCATCCACAATCGTGAATCGATGTCGTATCTATTCAAGAATGTCACACTAGAGGATTAA
- the LOC129791955 gene encoding sodium-independent sulfate anion transporter-like isoform X1: MAFENHALNDSMLNIPSEPRGAYTGSNQFIHTCLSCFMFDRENAQPFLVNEDGKKTTRDQLRTVGPWCRQKAKNIFRKKTLYKRLPILSWLPKYSGADAVGDLVAGITVGLTVIPQALAYAGIAGLPAAYGLYGSFMGCFVYIFLGSHKDVPIGPTAIASLLTLQASKGVWQRAVLLGFLSGLIEIVMGVFGLGFLLDFVSGPVNCGFTSAVALIILSSQIKDILGISASGNTFVQMWTSIIEHVPDTRLWDTVLGIVCIIVLLLMRKLASLQIGPVNDGEKTTMQKAINKTLWLIGTSRNAILVIITGGIGAAVHYSGEQFFKLIGPIPPGLPSFEAPPFSIPEITNGTEIIQEGETFSEMVSQLGSGLIVIPLIALLENMAICKAFADGKAIDASQELIAIGTANVFNSFVQGYPGNGALSRGAVNHASGARTPMGSLYTGVLVILALLFFTPYFYYIPRSALAAIIIAAVIFMVEVRVIKPMWRSKKTDLLPGIAAFIACLALPLEFGILVGIGINVIFILYHSARPKITIELCVTSGVNTKYLMITPDRCLIFPSTEYVRNLVNKQGLKSQTPVVIDCSHIYGADYTAATVIESLVKDFESREQKILFYNLKPSVLHVFEGIDNKIMVYYDFDTLERVINEK; the protein is encoded by the exons atggCTTTCGAAAACCACGCTTTGAATGATTCAATGCTCAACATACCCTCGGAACCACGGGGAGCTTACACTGGCTCAAATCAGTTTATTC ACACATGCCTCAGCTGTTTCATGTTTGATCGAGAAAATGCACAACCTTTTTTAGTTAATGAGGATGGAAAGAAGACAACGAGGGATCAGCTAAGGACCGTTGGGCCGTGGTGTCGTCAAAAAGCGAAAAATATCTTCCGCAAGAAGACGCTTTACAAGAGGCTTCCAATTCTCAGTTGGTTGCCAAA GTATTCAGGGGCGGATGCTGTGGGAGATTTAGTAGCTGGTATCACCGTGGGATTGACTGTAATTCCTCAAGCGCTGGCGTATGCTGGAATTGCGGGACTTCCTGCGGCTTATGGGCTCTATGGTTCATTCATGGGATGCTTTGTGTATATTTTCTTGGGTTCCCACAAGGATGTCCCCATAGGTCCAACGGCTATTGCTTCACTCCTCACGCTTCAAGCCTCGAAGGGTGTTTGGCAAAGAGCTGTGCTCCTCGGCTTCCTTTCGGGCCTTATTGAAATAGTAATGGGTGTCTTTGGACTTGGTTTCCTGCTGGACTTTGTATCCGGACCTGTAAACTGTGGCTTCACCAGTGCTGTTGCCCTCATTATTCTTTCGTCACAAATTAAGGATATTCTCGGAATTTCCGCTTCTGGCAATACCTTCGTTCAAATGTGGACATCAATCATTGAACACGTTCCTGATACACGTCTCTGGGATACCGTCTTGGGGATTGTGTGCATCATAGTCTTGCTGCTCATGAGGAAATTGGCAAGTTTGCAGATTGGCCCTGTGAATGATGGTGAAAAAACCACAATGCAAAAGGCtataaataaaactctttGGCTCATTGGAACATCCAGGAATGCCATTCTTGTGATAATCACAGGTGGAATTGGTGCAGCAGTTCACTATTCTGGTGAGCAATTCTTCAAACTTATTGGGCCAATCCCACCTGGTCTGCCATCCTTCGAAGCACCACCATTTTCCATTCCTGAAATCACAAATGGTACAGAAATTATCCAGGAGGGTGAAACTTTCAGTGAAATGGTGTCACAGCTAGGATCTGGCCTCATTGTCATTCCCTTGATTGCCCTCCTGGAGAACATGGCTATCTGCAAGGCATTTGCCGATGGGAAAGCAATTGATGCATCACAGGAGTTGATTGCCATTGGAACGGCAAATGTCTTTAATTCCTTCGTTCAAGGATATCCTGGAAATGGAGCCCTTTCCCGTGGTGCTGTGAATCATGCTAGTGGTGCAAGGACACCAATGGGAAGTCTCTACACTGGTGTTCTCGTAATCCTGGCCCTGCTGTTCTTCACTCCCTACTTCTACTACATCCCCAGGTCAGCTCTTGCAGCTATTATCATTGCGGCTGTTATCTTCATGGTGGAAGTCCGAGTTATTAAGCCAATGTGGCGAAGCAAGA aaaCTGACCTTCTTCCTGGAATTGCTGCCTTTATTGCCTGCCTAGCGTTGCCCCTTGAATTTGGTATCCTTGTTGGTATTGGAATAAATGTGATATTCATCCTTTATCACTCTGCGCGTCCCAAGATTACCATTGAATTATGTGTg acaAGCGGAGTCAACACGAAATACTTAATGATTACACCTGATAGATGCCTCATCTTCCCATCGACAGAGTATGTGAGGAATCTTGTGAACAAACAAGGATTGAAATCCCAAACTCCCGTAGTCATTGACTGTAGTCACATTTATGGAGCCGACTACACGGCAGCTACAGTGATTGAGTCACTTGTAAAAGATTTCGAGTCTCGTGagcagaaaattttattctacaaCCTCAAACCATCGGTATTGCACGTCTTTGAGGGgattgataataaaattatggTTTATTATGACTTTGATACCCTCGAGAGGGtaataaatgagaaataa
- the LOC129791955 gene encoding sodium-independent sulfate anion transporter-like isoform X2, producing the protein MAFENHALNDSMLNIPSEPRGAYTGSNQFILNEDGKKTTRDQLRTVGPWCRQKAKNIFRKKTLYKRLPILSWLPKYSGADAVGDLVAGITVGLTVIPQALAYAGIAGLPAAYGLYGSFMGCFVYIFLGSHKDVPIGPTAIASLLTLQASKGVWQRAVLLGFLSGLIEIVMGVFGLGFLLDFVSGPVNCGFTSAVALIILSSQIKDILGISASGNTFVQMWTSIIEHVPDTRLWDTVLGIVCIIVLLLMRKLASLQIGPVNDGEKTTMQKAINKTLWLIGTSRNAILVIITGGIGAAVHYSGEQFFKLIGPIPPGLPSFEAPPFSIPEITNGTEIIQEGETFSEMVSQLGSGLIVIPLIALLENMAICKAFADGKAIDASQELIAIGTANVFNSFVQGYPGNGALSRGAVNHASGARTPMGSLYTGVLVILALLFFTPYFYYIPRSALAAIIIAAVIFMVEVRVIKPMWRSKKTDLLPGIAAFIACLALPLEFGILVGIGINVIFILYHSARPKITIELCVTSGVNTKYLMITPDRCLIFPSTEYVRNLVNKQGLKSQTPVVIDCSHIYGADYTAATVIESLVKDFESREQKILFYNLKPSVLHVFEGIDNKIMVYYDFDTLERVINEK; encoded by the exons atggCTTTCGAAAACCACGCTTTGAATGATTCAATGCTCAACATACCCTCGGAACCACGGGGAGCTTACACTGGCTCAAATCAGTTTATTC TTAATGAGGATGGAAAGAAGACAACGAGGGATCAGCTAAGGACCGTTGGGCCGTGGTGTCGTCAAAAAGCGAAAAATATCTTCCGCAAGAAGACGCTTTACAAGAGGCTTCCAATTCTCAGTTGGTTGCCAAA GTATTCAGGGGCGGATGCTGTGGGAGATTTAGTAGCTGGTATCACCGTGGGATTGACTGTAATTCCTCAAGCGCTGGCGTATGCTGGAATTGCGGGACTTCCTGCGGCTTATGGGCTCTATGGTTCATTCATGGGATGCTTTGTGTATATTTTCTTGGGTTCCCACAAGGATGTCCCCATAGGTCCAACGGCTATTGCTTCACTCCTCACGCTTCAAGCCTCGAAGGGTGTTTGGCAAAGAGCTGTGCTCCTCGGCTTCCTTTCGGGCCTTATTGAAATAGTAATGGGTGTCTTTGGACTTGGTTTCCTGCTGGACTTTGTATCCGGACCTGTAAACTGTGGCTTCACCAGTGCTGTTGCCCTCATTATTCTTTCGTCACAAATTAAGGATATTCTCGGAATTTCCGCTTCTGGCAATACCTTCGTTCAAATGTGGACATCAATCATTGAACACGTTCCTGATACACGTCTCTGGGATACCGTCTTGGGGATTGTGTGCATCATAGTCTTGCTGCTCATGAGGAAATTGGCAAGTTTGCAGATTGGCCCTGTGAATGATGGTGAAAAAACCACAATGCAAAAGGCtataaataaaactctttGGCTCATTGGAACATCCAGGAATGCCATTCTTGTGATAATCACAGGTGGAATTGGTGCAGCAGTTCACTATTCTGGTGAGCAATTCTTCAAACTTATTGGGCCAATCCCACCTGGTCTGCCATCCTTCGAAGCACCACCATTTTCCATTCCTGAAATCACAAATGGTACAGAAATTATCCAGGAGGGTGAAACTTTCAGTGAAATGGTGTCACAGCTAGGATCTGGCCTCATTGTCATTCCCTTGATTGCCCTCCTGGAGAACATGGCTATCTGCAAGGCATTTGCCGATGGGAAAGCAATTGATGCATCACAGGAGTTGATTGCCATTGGAACGGCAAATGTCTTTAATTCCTTCGTTCAAGGATATCCTGGAAATGGAGCCCTTTCCCGTGGTGCTGTGAATCATGCTAGTGGTGCAAGGACACCAATGGGAAGTCTCTACACTGGTGTTCTCGTAATCCTGGCCCTGCTGTTCTTCACTCCCTACTTCTACTACATCCCCAGGTCAGCTCTTGCAGCTATTATCATTGCGGCTGTTATCTTCATGGTGGAAGTCCGAGTTATTAAGCCAATGTGGCGAAGCAAGA aaaCTGACCTTCTTCCTGGAATTGCTGCCTTTATTGCCTGCCTAGCGTTGCCCCTTGAATTTGGTATCCTTGTTGGTATTGGAATAAATGTGATATTCATCCTTTATCACTCTGCGCGTCCCAAGATTACCATTGAATTATGTGTg acaAGCGGAGTCAACACGAAATACTTAATGATTACACCTGATAGATGCCTCATCTTCCCATCGACAGAGTATGTGAGGAATCTTGTGAACAAACAAGGATTGAAATCCCAAACTCCCGTAGTCATTGACTGTAGTCACATTTATGGAGCCGACTACACGGCAGCTACAGTGATTGAGTCACTTGTAAAAGATTTCGAGTCTCGTGagcagaaaattttattctacaaCCTCAAACCATCGGTATTGCACGTCTTTGAGGGgattgataataaaattatggTTTATTATGACTTTGATACCCTCGAGAGGGtaataaatgagaaataa
- the LOC129791955 gene encoding sodium-independent sulfate anion transporter-like isoform X3 produces MGCFVYIFLGSHKDVPIGPTAIASLLTLQASKGVWQRAVLLGFLSGLIEIVMGVFGLGFLLDFVSGPVNCGFTSAVALIILSSQIKDILGISASGNTFVQMWTSIIEHVPDTRLWDTVLGIVCIIVLLLMRKLASLQIGPVNDGEKTTMQKAINKTLWLIGTSRNAILVIITGGIGAAVHYSGEQFFKLIGPIPPGLPSFEAPPFSIPEITNGTEIIQEGETFSEMVSQLGSGLIVIPLIALLENMAICKAFADGKAIDASQELIAIGTANVFNSFVQGYPGNGALSRGAVNHASGARTPMGSLYTGVLVILALLFFTPYFYYIPRSALAAIIIAAVIFMVEVRVIKPMWRSKKTDLLPGIAAFIACLALPLEFGILVGIGINVIFILYHSARPKITIELCVTSGVNTKYLMITPDRCLIFPSTEYVRNLVNKQGLKSQTPVVIDCSHIYGADYTAATVIESLVKDFESREQKILFYNLKPSVLHVFEGIDNKIMVYYDFDTLERVINEK; encoded by the exons ATGGGATGCTTTGTGTATATTTTCTTGGGTTCCCACAAGGATGTCCCCATAGGTCCAACGGCTATTGCTTCACTCCTCACGCTTCAAGCCTCGAAGGGTGTTTGGCAAAGAGCTGTGCTCCTCGGCTTCCTTTCGGGCCTTATTGAAATAGTAATGGGTGTCTTTGGACTTGGTTTCCTGCTGGACTTTGTATCCGGACCTGTAAACTGTGGCTTCACCAGTGCTGTTGCCCTCATTATTCTTTCGTCACAAATTAAGGATATTCTCGGAATTTCCGCTTCTGGCAATACCTTCGTTCAAATGTGGACATCAATCATTGAACACGTTCCTGATACACGTCTCTGGGATACCGTCTTGGGGATTGTGTGCATCATAGTCTTGCTGCTCATGAGGAAATTGGCAAGTTTGCAGATTGGCCCTGTGAATGATGGTGAAAAAACCACAATGCAAAAGGCtataaataaaactctttGGCTCATTGGAACATCCAGGAATGCCATTCTTGTGATAATCACAGGTGGAATTGGTGCAGCAGTTCACTATTCTGGTGAGCAATTCTTCAAACTTATTGGGCCAATCCCACCTGGTCTGCCATCCTTCGAAGCACCACCATTTTCCATTCCTGAAATCACAAATGGTACAGAAATTATCCAGGAGGGTGAAACTTTCAGTGAAATGGTGTCACAGCTAGGATCTGGCCTCATTGTCATTCCCTTGATTGCCCTCCTGGAGAACATGGCTATCTGCAAGGCATTTGCCGATGGGAAAGCAATTGATGCATCACAGGAGTTGATTGCCATTGGAACGGCAAATGTCTTTAATTCCTTCGTTCAAGGATATCCTGGAAATGGAGCCCTTTCCCGTGGTGCTGTGAATCATGCTAGTGGTGCAAGGACACCAATGGGAAGTCTCTACACTGGTGTTCTCGTAATCCTGGCCCTGCTGTTCTTCACTCCCTACTTCTACTACATCCCCAGGTCAGCTCTTGCAGCTATTATCATTGCGGCTGTTATCTTCATGGTGGAAGTCCGAGTTATTAAGCCAATGTGGCGAAGCAAGA aaaCTGACCTTCTTCCTGGAATTGCTGCCTTTATTGCCTGCCTAGCGTTGCCCCTTGAATTTGGTATCCTTGTTGGTATTGGAATAAATGTGATATTCATCCTTTATCACTCTGCGCGTCCCAAGATTACCATTGAATTATGTGTg acaAGCGGAGTCAACACGAAATACTTAATGATTACACCTGATAGATGCCTCATCTTCCCATCGACAGAGTATGTGAGGAATCTTGTGAACAAACAAGGATTGAAATCCCAAACTCCCGTAGTCATTGACTGTAGTCACATTTATGGAGCCGACTACACGGCAGCTACAGTGATTGAGTCACTTGTAAAAGATTTCGAGTCTCGTGagcagaaaattttattctacaaCCTCAAACCATCGGTATTGCACGTCTTTGAGGGgattgataataaaattatggTTTATTATGACTTTGATACCCTCGAGAGGGtaataaatgagaaataa